A genomic window from Flavobacterium hankyongi includes:
- the fabG gene encoding 3-oxoacyl-[acyl-carrier-protein] reductase, which produces MKLLEGKTAIITGASRGIGRGIAVVFAQQGANVAFTYSSSASAAQELENELSALGVKAKGYQSNAADFNEAQKLVDDVIATFGTVDILINNAGITKDNLLMRISEEDFDQVINVNLKSVFNMTKAVQKIMLKNRAGSIINMSSVVGVKGNAGQTNYAASKAGVIGFTKSVALELGSRNIRCNAIAPGFIETEMTAKLNDDVVQGWRDSIPLKRGGTPEDVANACVFLASDMSAYVTGQVMNVDGGMLT; this is translated from the coding sequence ATGAAATTATTAGAAGGAAAAACAGCAATTATTACTGGTGCAAGTCGTGGTATTGGTAGAGGAATTGCTGTTGTATTTGCGCAACAAGGTGCAAATGTAGCTTTTACGTATAGTTCGTCTGCATCTGCAGCTCAAGAGTTAGAAAATGAATTAAGTGCTTTGGGAGTAAAAGCAAAAGGTTATCAATCGAATGCAGCTGATTTTAATGAAGCTCAAAAATTGGTTGATGATGTTATTGCAACTTTTGGAACAGTTGATATTTTAATAAATAATGCAGGTATTACTAAGGATAACTTATTAATGCGTATTTCTGAAGAAGATTTTGATCAAGTAATCAATGTAAATCTTAAGTCAGTATTTAATATGACCAAAGCGGTTCAAAAAATAATGCTTAAAAACCGTGCAGGTTCAATCATAAATATGAGTTCTGTAGTTGGTGTTAAAGGGAATGCTGGACAAACTAATTACGCAGCTTCTAAGGCTGGAGTTATTGGTTTCACAAAATCTGTAGCTTTAGAATTAGGTTCAAGAAATATCCGTTGTAATGCTATTGCTCCTGGATTTATTGAAACTGAGATGACTGCAAAATTAAATGATGATGTTGTTCAAGGTTGGAGAGATTCTATTCCTTTAAAAAGAGGAGGAACTCCAGAAGATGTTGCAAATGCTTGTGTTTTCCTTGCTTCAGATATGAGTGCTTATGTTACTGGTCAAGTGATGAATGTTGATGGAGGTATGTTGACATAA
- the pheT gene encoding phenylalanine--tRNA ligase subunit beta produces MKISYNWLKQFIKTDWDSEKTGAMLTDLGLEVEGIEKFQSIKGGLEGVVVGHVLTCVQHPNADKLKITTVDLGGETPVQIVCGANNVAVGQKVPVATIGTKLYDKEGKELEIKKGKIRGEESHGMICAEDELGLGESHDGIMILDENITPGTPASKVFNIENDEVFEIGLTPNRADAMSHWGVARDLRAGMLQNGEHIELITPSVTSYKVEKRTLKIDVNVDDSKLVPRYCGVTISDIKVGASPAWLQNRLKAIGITPKNNVVDVTNYVLHELGQPLHAFDASKINGKIIVKNAEQGTKFITLDDVERTLSSDDIMINDEKGPLCIAGVLGGKNSGVTNETTSIFLESAYFNPVSVRKTAKRHAINTDASFRFERGIDPNITEYALKRAAILIKEVAGGEMTSDLIDIYPKKVEDHQVLLNLEKVNKLIGQVIPDDVIKKILVSLDIKVNSISKVGLGLIVPAYRVDVTREIDVIEEILRVYGYNNINFTQKLNASTSHSSRTEDYKIQNIVAGILVGNGFNEMMANSLTTPNYSKLSDNINENNNVLMLNPLSSDLSAMRQSLLFSALEAVSFNINRRNSDLKLFEFGKTYHKLLSGYQENSHLTLTLTGNRGEESWTNPQKPTDFFLFKSYVLGILERLGIKNIVATPLKTDVFAEGIVLEVGTSTLVEFGTIKKSVLKHFDIKQEVFFADFNWSSVLKHVTNNVKYSEISKYPEVRRDLALLIDNSVEFAKIYDLAYKTEKNLLKCINLFDVYQGKNLPEGKKSYAVSFTLQDSSKTLTDSQIDKVMSKLTQTFETELGASLR; encoded by the coding sequence ATGAAAATTTCATATAACTGGTTAAAACAATTTATAAAGACTGATTGGGACTCTGAAAAAACTGGAGCAATGCTTACTGACCTTGGGTTAGAAGTGGAAGGAATAGAAAAATTTCAATCAATTAAAGGCGGTTTAGAGGGTGTAGTTGTAGGTCATGTCCTTACTTGTGTACAACATCCTAATGCTGATAAACTTAAAATAACAACTGTAGATTTAGGAGGAGAAACTCCAGTTCAAATTGTTTGTGGAGCGAATAATGTTGCTGTTGGACAAAAAGTTCCAGTTGCTACAATTGGTACAAAACTTTATGACAAAGAAGGTAAAGAGCTCGAAATAAAGAAAGGGAAAATTCGTGGCGAAGAAAGTCACGGAATGATTTGTGCTGAAGATGAATTAGGTTTAGGCGAAAGTCATGATGGAATCATGATTCTTGACGAAAACATAACTCCTGGAACTCCTGCTTCAAAAGTTTTTAATATTGAAAATGACGAAGTTTTCGAGATTGGACTAACTCCAAATCGTGCTGATGCAATGAGTCATTGGGGTGTTGCTCGTGATTTACGTGCAGGAATGCTTCAAAATGGCGAACACATTGAATTAATAACTCCTTCTGTTACATCTTACAAAGTAGAAAAAAGAACTTTGAAAATTGATGTAAATGTTGATGATAGTAAATTAGTACCTAGATATTGCGGAGTAACAATTTCTGATATCAAAGTTGGAGCTTCTCCAGCTTGGTTACAAAATCGTTTAAAAGCTATTGGTATTACACCAAAGAATAATGTTGTCGATGTAACTAATTATGTTTTACATGAATTAGGACAGCCATTGCATGCTTTTGATGCTTCAAAAATTAATGGTAAGATAATTGTAAAAAACGCTGAGCAAGGAACTAAATTTATTACTCTTGATGATGTTGAAAGAACATTAAGTTCTGATGATATTATGATTAATGATGAAAAAGGACCATTATGTATTGCAGGTGTTTTAGGAGGAAAAAATTCTGGAGTTACAAATGAAACTACTTCTATATTTTTAGAAAGTGCTTATTTTAATCCTGTTTCGGTTCGTAAAACAGCAAAAAGACATGCAATAAATACAGATGCATCATTTAGATTTGAAAGAGGAATTGATCCTAATATTACTGAATATGCTTTAAAACGTGCAGCAATTTTAATTAAAGAAGTTGCTGGTGGTGAAATGACTTCAGATCTTATTGATATTTATCCTAAAAAAGTTGAAGATCATCAAGTTTTATTAAATCTTGAAAAAGTAAACAAACTTATTGGCCAAGTAATTCCAGACGATGTAATTAAAAAAATATTAGTATCATTAGATATTAAAGTAAATAGTATCTCAAAAGTTGGTTTAGGATTAATTGTTCCTGCTTACAGAGTTGATGTTACAAGAGAAATAGATGTTATAGAAGAAATTTTAAGAGTATATGGATACAACAATATCAATTTTACTCAAAAATTAAATGCTTCAACCTCACACTCTTCAAGAACTGAAGATTATAAAATTCAAAATATTGTTGCTGGAATATTAGTTGGCAATGGATTTAATGAAATGATGGCCAATTCATTAACTACTCCTAACTATTCAAAACTAAGCGACAACATTAATGAAAATAATAATGTATTGATGTTAAATCCGTTGAGTAGTGATTTATCAGCAATGAGGCAATCATTATTATTCTCGGCTTTAGAAGCAGTATCATTTAATATCAATAGAAGAAATTCCGATTTAAAATTATTTGAATTCGGAAAAACCTATCACAAATTACTTTCTGGTTACCAAGAAAATTCACACTTAACATTGACTTTGACTGGAAACAGAGGTGAAGAAAGTTGGACTAATCCGCAAAAACCTACAGATTTCTTTTTATTTAAAAGTTATGTATTAGGTATTTTGGAAAGATTAGGAATTAAAAACATAGTTGCTACACCTCTCAAAACAGATGTATTTGCTGAAGGAATTGTTCTTGAAGTTGGAACATCAACTTTGGTTGAATTTGGAACAATAAAAAAATCGGTTTTAAAACATTTTGATATAAAACAAGAAGTTTTCTTTGCTGATTTTAATTGGTCTTCAGTATTAAAGCATGTGACGAATAATGTAAAATATAGCGAGATTTCGAAATATCCAGAAGTTCGTCGTGACTTAGCTCTTTTAATTGATAATTCAGTAGAATTTGCTAAGATTTATGATCTAGCTTATAAAACAGAAAAGAATTTACTTAAATGCATCAATTTATTTGATGTTTACCAAGGTAAAAATCTTCCAGAAGGTAAAAAATCATACGCTGTAAGTTTCACATTACAAGACAGTTCAAAAACGTTGACTGATTCTCAAATCGATAAAGTGATGAGTAAATTAACTCAAACTTTTGAAACCGAATTAGGAGCCAGTTTAAGATAA